A window from Variovorax sp. PBL-E5 encodes these proteins:
- a CDS encoding putative quinol monooxygenase translates to MIHVVAVITAKPGQRARILEAFHANRPAVLAEQGCIEYVATLDAEGMPTSPGTFGADTFVVIEKWETLDALNAHAVSPHMVAYGAKNKDFIAGRVIHVLSPV, encoded by the coding sequence ATGATTCATGTCGTCGCCGTCATCACGGCCAAGCCCGGTCAACGCGCCCGGATCCTGGAAGCCTTCCACGCCAACCGGCCTGCCGTGCTGGCCGAACAGGGATGCATCGAGTACGTCGCCACCTTGGATGCCGAAGGCATGCCGACGTCGCCGGGCACCTTCGGCGCGGACACCTTCGTCGTGATCGAGAAGTGGGAAACGCTGGATGCGCTCAACGCGCATGCGGTGTCGCCGCACATGGTCGCCTACGGCGCGAAGAACAAGGACTTCATTGCCGGCCGCGTGATCCATGTGCTGTCGCCGGTCTGA